The Arenicella chitinivorans genome includes a window with the following:
- a CDS encoding TrmH family RNA methyltransferase: protein METEKSTARKRADEIKDYRCKNLIAVIEEPNDIRNIGTVIRNVNALGVEKTYIVDSRKALPDGWEEMRERKSLTKPSVSAIKWSFVKRFDSTEDCLDHLQKNRFASVVTSPHVKGKDNRILHETDYTTYTKLAVWFGNESRGISDIAVDRSEFCVSIPMFGMIESLNLGTTSGIVLYEITKQRRAYQMKYKRANRGPNKSSSAGS from the coding sequence ATGGAAACAGAAAAAAGTACAGCTCGCAAGAGAGCAGATGAAATAAAGGATTATCGCTGTAAAAATCTTATAGCTGTAATCGAAGAGCCGAATGACATTCGCAATATTGGAACAGTTATTCGTAATGTGAATGCTCTCGGTGTAGAGAAAACCTATATAGTAGATAGTCGCAAGGCACTACCTGATGGCTGGGAAGAGATGAGAGAAAGAAAGTCTCTCACAAAGCCCTCGGTGTCCGCTATAAAATGGAGCTTCGTAAAGCGATTCGATAGCACTGAAGACTGCCTTGATCATTTGCAGAAGAACAGGTTCGCTTCAGTGGTTACATCGCCACACGTAAAAGGCAAAGACAATCGAATTTTGCATGAAACTGATTACACAACTTACACCAAGCTTGCAGTTTGGTTCGGTAACGAATCCAGAGGAATTAGTGATATTGCCGTAGATCGTAGTGAGTTCTGTGTATCAATTCCAATGTTTGGAATGATTGAAAGCCTAAATCTTGGCACTACGAGTGGTATTGTCCTCTATGAAATCACTAAGCAGAGGCGTGCTTATCAAATGAAGTACAAACGTGCCAATCGTGGGCCTAACAAATCAAGCAGCGCCGGTTCTTGA